The Rhodoflexus caldus genome has a window encoding:
- a CDS encoding HmuY family protein — MKNFTVLIACAVLLLPALTSCKDDNVNPVQPVVTQTVRDLPADPVTIDPATGRPLGGTNRFTLYSLRENRIIANSDSATNKWDIGFRGTTLIVNGGAIRSGQGGAYIFTGLFDELKEIPATAEFRTDQSPSNLAIPNASGQGWYNYNSQTHLITPIPGRVIVLRTGDGKFAKMEILSYYKGAPAVPSSTSESRYYTFRFSFQPDGSRKF, encoded by the coding sequence ATGAAAAACTTCACAGTTTTAATTGCCTGCGCAGTACTGTTGCTGCCTGCGCTCACATCTTGTAAAGATGACAACGTAAACCCCGTACAACCCGTTGTTACGCAAACCGTGCGCGACTTGCCCGCCGACCCCGTTACTATTGACCCTGCTACGGGCAGACCTCTGGGCGGCACGAATCGCTTCACGCTGTACAGTCTGCGCGAAAACCGCATCATTGCCAATTCGGACAGTGCCACCAACAAATGGGACATCGGTTTCAGAGGCACAACCCTGATTGTCAACGGCGGGGCTATTCGCAGCGGACAAGGCGGCGCGTACATCTTCACGGGACTTTTTGACGAACTGAAAGAAATTCCTGCAACGGCAGAGTTCCGCACCGACCAAAGCCCGAGCAATCTTGCCATCCCGAACGCTTCGGGGCAGGGCTGGTACAACTACAATTCGCAAACACACCTGATTACGCCTATTCCCGGACGGGTGATTGTGCTGCGCACGGGCGATGGAAAATTTGCCAAAATGGAAATTTTGAGCTATTACAAAGGCGCACCTGCCGTGCCAAGCTCAACTTCCGAGTCGCGTTATTACACCTTCCGATTCAGTTTTCAACCCGACGGCAGCCGCAAGTTTTAA
- a CDS encoding heme/hemin ABC transporter substrate-binding protein: protein MRQFILQILLISCLINLIQAQTNGERIVSASGTISEILCELGLEKNIAGVDVTSTYPESLQKVPKIGHNRNISAEGILALRPTVFVGIRSQLSPALEQQLKAAGIKTLLYEQEYSLQGTQKLIRQVAADFNLAAQGNALAERVGKEVAALKKPATRKKVLFIYARGAGSLMVAGKNTSVAQAIEMAGGENAANDFNDFKPLTAESLLQANPDVILLFSSGLQSLGGINGLLQVQGVAQTNAGKNRKIVEMDGQLLTGFSPRLGKALQELADKIR, encoded by the coding sequence ATGCGTCAATTCATTCTTCAAATCTTACTGATAAGCTGCCTGATTAACCTAATACAGGCACAGACCAACGGCGAACGGATTGTCTCGGCAAGCGGCACCATTAGTGAAATACTGTGTGAACTCGGGTTGGAAAAAAATATTGCGGGCGTGGATGTAACAAGCACTTATCCCGAAAGTCTGCAAAAAGTCCCCAAAATCGGGCATAACCGTAATATATCGGCAGAAGGTATTTTGGCATTGCGCCCGACCGTTTTTGTCGGCATCCGCAGCCAATTGTCCCCCGCATTGGAACAACAACTGAAAGCCGCAGGCATTAAAACACTGCTTTACGAACAGGAATATTCGCTGCAAGGCACGCAAAAACTCATCCGACAAGTGGCGGCAGATTTTAATCTTGCCGCGCAAGGCAATGCCCTTGCCGAACGGGTAGGCAAAGAAGTAGCCGCGCTCAAAAAACCCGCTACACGGAAAAAAGTACTCTTCATTTATGCACGCGGGGCAGGCTCGCTGATGGTTGCGGGTAAGAATACAAGTGTAGCGCAGGCAATAGAAATGGCAGGCGGTGAAAATGCCGCCAACGACTTCAACGACTTCAAACCGTTGACAGCCGAATCGCTGTTGCAGGCAAACCCCGACGTGATTTTGCTGTTTAGCAGCGGCTTGCAAAGTTTGGGTGGTATCAACGGGTTGTTGCAGGTGCAGGGTGTTGCCCAAACCAATGCAGGCAAAAACCGCAAGATTGTAGAAATGGACGGGCAACTGCTCACCGGATTTAGTCCGCGATTAGGCAAAGCCTTGCAGGAATTAGCCGATAAAATCCGCTGA
- a CDS encoding FecCD family ABC transporter permease, producing MKQTLIISVLIALLLAVVVCSVCIGAVSIGWRELLAIVSHRFGGEAVGFEPQQDAVFWIIRLPRVLLGVLVGASLAVAGASMQGLFRNPLADPGLIGVSAGASLFAVVMIVLEIKVFTALSGLLGFYALSVFAFGGAVITTLTVYRLSKTGGKAVIATMLLAGIAINALAGALTGLLTYTATDAQLRSIVFWGLGSLGGASWESVAAVAPFVLLPMIALPRLSKALNALALGESEAAYLGIDVKSLKRQVILWATMAVGASVAVAGTIGFIGLVIPHLLRLFAGADHKLILPASALLGAAVLTTSDLISRTAVAPSELPIGIITAMLGTPFFLWILIKEKRRMTV from the coding sequence ATGAAACAAACGCTTATTATTTCGGTACTGATTGCCTTATTGTTGGCAGTAGTCGTTTGCTCGGTGTGCATCGGGGCGGTTTCTATTGGCTGGCGCGAACTGTTGGCAATCGTCAGCCATCGCTTTGGCGGCGAAGCTGTCGGGTTTGAGCCGCAACAAGATGCCGTTTTTTGGATTATTCGCCTGCCGCGTGTGTTATTGGGCGTATTGGTAGGGGCTTCATTGGCAGTGGCAGGGGCTTCCATGCAAGGCTTGTTTCGCAACCCGCTGGCAGACCCGGGACTGATTGGCGTTTCTGCCGGTGCTTCGCTTTTTGCCGTTGTAATGATTGTACTGGAAATCAAGGTGTTTACCGCTCTCTCGGGACTATTGGGATTCTATGCGCTGTCGGTCTTTGCCTTTGGCGGTGCGGTGATAACCACGCTGACCGTTTACCGACTTTCCAAAACGGGCGGCAAAGCCGTTATCGCTACTATGTTGCTGGCAGGTATTGCCATTAACGCACTTGCGGGGGCACTTACGGGGCTACTGACCTACACCGCCACCGATGCACAATTGCGCAGCATCGTATTCTGGGGTTTGGGTAGTTTGGGCGGGGCAAGTTGGGAAAGCGTAGCCGCCGTCGCGCCGTTCGTGCTGCTGCCGATGATTGCACTGCCGCGCCTTTCAAAAGCCCTCAATGCGCTGGCATTAGGCGAAAGCGAAGCGGCGTATTTGGGCATTGATGTCAAATCGCTCAAACGCCAAGTCATTTTGTGGGCAACCATGGCAGTGGGTGCATCGGTTGCAGTTGCCGGAACTATCGGCTTTATCGGGCTGGTGATTCCGCACTTGCTGCGCCTGTTTGCAGGGGCAGACCATAAACTGATTCTGCCCGCTTCGGCGCTACTGGGTGCTGCCGTCCTGACCACGTCCGATTTGATTTCGCGCACGGCGGTTGCGCCTTCCGAATTGCCCATCGGTATCATCACTGCGATGCTTGGTACGCCCTTTTTCCTTTGGATTCTGATAAAAGAAAAACGCCGCATGACCGTATGA
- a CDS encoding TonB-dependent receptor plug domain-containing protein, whose product MKRICTIKFISALIISQMQAHAQSDSLKMRELDELVITATRTEKMVSALPMPVTVVSQKQIQQMGSLRLNEVLQEQTGLAIVNNHGQGLQVQGFNPEYTLILIDGEPLIGRTAGTLELSRVAVGNIKQIEIVKGPSSSLYGSEALAGVVNIITENPTANRAAFSARYGSNRTLDLTSNLQWKKERTSASLFLNRYSTAGYDLTPQTFGQTVEPFHNYTLQAKAEHRFSDAWRLSFSGRYFAERQTDNFNVGSAQTPDLVSGEGSIKDLNLNPVLHFKPSGNFSGRISLYHSRYRTDAASRHLSDGKPFDESFFNQTFLRPETQLIWLFSPKHNTTFGAGMVQESVEATRYTQRQQFHTIYAFAQHEWLPTEKWHIIAGGRFDNHSVYGSQFSPKLSAQYQLTPKIALRASGGVGFKAPDFRQLYLNFVNTAAGYSVFGTEEVSRLIQELQAQGQIGEVFFNPETAGSLRAERSLSWNFGGKWNASEQTLINVNFFRNDIRDLIESQVFARRTNGQNIFSYRNLSRVFTQGMELDASQQISDYLCISAGYQLLFTGDKSVIERIDKGEIFRRDPVTLITSRLSRSDYGGLFGRSRHMANAKIFYENKAKGWTANLRAVWRGRYGLGDRNGNLVLDDASEYVNGFVTLNVAASKTFFGEKLRLQVGADNLLNFTDPTAIPNMPGRLLWTSLHFQIR is encoded by the coding sequence ATGAAAAGAATATGTACCATAAAATTTATCAGTGCGCTGATAATCAGTCAGATGCAGGCTCATGCGCAAAGTGACAGCCTGAAAATGCGCGAGTTGGATGAATTGGTCATCACCGCTACCCGTACCGAAAAGATGGTTTCGGCTCTGCCCATGCCCGTTACCGTTGTTTCACAGAAGCAGATACAACAGATGGGCAGTTTGCGGCTGAACGAGGTTTTGCAGGAACAAACCGGACTTGCCATTGTCAATAATCACGGGCAGGGTTTGCAGGTACAGGGGTTCAATCCCGAATACACGCTGATTTTGATTGACGGCGAGCCGCTCATCGGGCGCACAGCCGGAACATTGGAACTTTCGCGAGTGGCAGTAGGCAATATCAAGCAAATTGAAATCGTCAAAGGTCCGAGTTCAAGCCTCTATGGTTCGGAAGCACTGGCAGGCGTGGTAAACATCATTACGGAAAACCCCACAGCCAATCGCGCTGCTTTTTCCGCACGCTACGGCAGCAATCGCACGTTGGATTTAACCTCTAATCTGCAATGGAAGAAAGAGCGTACCTCTGCTTCGTTGTTCCTCAATCGGTACAGCACGGCGGGTTATGACCTTACGCCCCAAACTTTCGGGCAAACCGTTGAACCGTTTCACAACTACACGTTGCAAGCCAAAGCCGAACATCGCTTTTCCGATGCGTGGCGGCTCAGCTTTTCGGGGCGTTACTTTGCCGAACGGCAAACCGATAACTTCAATGTCGGCTCTGCACAAACGCCCGACTTGGTCAGCGGCGAAGGCAGCATTAAAGACCTGAATCTCAACCCCGTTCTGCATTTTAAGCCTTCGGGCAATTTCAGCGGGCGCATCAGCTTGTATCATTCCCGATACCGCACCGATGCGGCAAGCCGCCACCTGAGCGACGGCAAACCGTTTGACGAAAGTTTCTTCAACCAAACTTTTCTGCGTCCCGAAACCCAGCTCATTTGGCTGTTTTCACCCAAGCACAATACTACTTTCGGCGCGGGCATGGTGCAGGAAAGCGTTGAGGCAACCCGTTACACGCAACGGCAGCAGTTCCACACCATTTATGCCTTTGCCCAACACGAGTGGCTGCCTACCGAAAAATGGCACATCATCGCGGGCGGACGTTTTGACAACCATAGTGTGTATGGTTCGCAATTCAGCCCCAAACTTTCGGCGCAGTATCAACTGACCCCGAAAATTGCCCTTCGGGCATCGGGCGGTGTGGGCTTCAAAGCACCCGATTTTCGGCAATTGTACCTGAATTTTGTCAATACTGCCGCGGGCTATTCAGTGTTTGGAACAGAGGAAGTCAGCCGCCTGATTCAAGAATTGCAGGCACAGGGGCAAATCGGTGAAGTGTTTTTCAATCCCGAAACGGCAGGCAGTTTGCGAGCCGAGCGTTCACTTTCGTGGAACTTCGGCGGCAAATGGAATGCTTCCGAACAAACGTTGATTAATGTCAATTTCTTCCGCAACGACATTCGCGATTTGATTGAATCGCAGGTGTTTGCGCGACGCACCAACGGACAGAATATTTTCAGCTACCGCAACCTGAGCCGCGTATTTACGCAAGGCATGGAACTGGACGCTTCGCAACAAATTTCCGATTACCTCTGCATTTCGGCAGGCTATCAGTTGCTGTTCACGGGCGACAAATCGGTAATTGAACGGATTGACAAGGGCGAAATTTTCCGCCGCGACCCCGTTACGCTCATCACAAGCCGCCTGAGCCGCAGCGACTACGGCGGACTGTTCGGACGCAGCCGCCACATGGCAAACGCCAAAATATTCTACGAAAACAAAGCCAAAGGTTGGACTGCCAACTTGCGTGCCGTCTGGCGCGGACGCTACGGACTTGGCGACCGCAACGGAAATCTGGTATTAGACGATGCTTCAGAATACGTAAACGGCTTTGTAACCCTGAACGTCGCAGCAAGCAAAACTTTCTTCGGCGAAAAACTCAGGCTGCAAGTCGGGGCAGACAATCTGCTCAATTTTACCGACCCGACGGCGATTCCCAACATGCCCGGGCGACTATTGTGGACAAGTCTTCATTTCCAAATCCGATAA
- a CDS encoding DUF6686 family protein: MCTGYILFHHESGFAAYCQKCGCVRFAFGTTAVYFTESQFRLFCEYILDFYPHYDPASLMKNVWIPLGEQNTYLILSGKELHRLKKSLRIALNRLHIRRLVETACEQLN, encoded by the coding sequence ATGTGCACCGGTTACATTCTGTTTCATCACGAGTCGGGCTTTGCCGCCTATTGCCAAAAGTGCGGCTGCGTGCGGTTTGCTTTCGGAACAACCGCCGTTTATTTCACCGAGTCTCAGTTCAGGTTGTTTTGCGAGTACATCTTGGATTTTTACCCGCACTACGACCCTGCGAGCCTGATGAAAAACGTGTGGATTCCTTTGGGCGAGCAAAATACTTACCTGATTCTCAGCGGGAAAGAATTACATCGGCTCAAAAAATCGCTGCGCATCGCATTAAACAGGCTGCATATCCGCCGACTTGTTGAAACGGCATGTGAACAACTCAACTGA